From Trichoderma atroviride chromosome 1, complete sequence, one genomic window encodes:
- a CDS encoding uncharacterized protein (EggNog:ENOG41), producing the protein MASFTGRDVAPMHSSTKFGFFRLITLSPGRWGDEIRCTLKAYDRIDNCYPPYKALSYVWGRWRRQNPPEILVNDNKVEVTTNLEIALKHLREQNEETVFWIDALCIDQSNIAERSSQVAQVREIYSGASEVIIFLGHGLEHSVLNSESYEGVRSFKEFGVSDADVTLASQYIDTWKLSSLKKPVQPFEVFCFLTIMARYDSSLNPLKVLKDIPEAHFTALSEAIRCMLLVPWWDRIWVVQEAVVAETLTVRYGNVAVSWKLLVEVARVLSRWESVHGRYPSSIPAADLKVFNLFSRVIDLDRFRKSWRESQGANLLSLLRYFGQRKASDDRDRVYGLLGLCNEATEIRPDYELDVGSVYMAPVIETINSTKSLSVLYGDHSRKGRQDLPSWVPDWNAALDENERQRTALPNLYDACRGVIPMLVTGQDNLGHFIKKEMSLLLRSLMAELDPKNLLREELALKLRNLNIGSSMPVMLEIKRICEDLTHYCHKDGRKGLPRLSLIKSSEKSLKIRGRRIGVVSEITNPLYTSSDINTAAKILDGWWTEAQKNIQEYTQEIFLRTVMSDAMKTPDGLLARLQTEDMTILKKWFHEKTMQRSSESRHHVMISVDAESDRTAEVLRLSATRRMLFFINEYDSFYDQWRFYSQLQESLDDQHILLEKSRKLLDQDVEISAHLELLHEHKQLVWKTRFLERTPIISYREEIKQADSFRLSQLFDKCNRLLDGRERQFDSNRRIFYDIERLRFLHSINKQWERTEQDLIQKEMFIHAQTCLINEHLSFIDQEREVLHKNPNIRPYDSASFEKDGHMVLGPMLTKEGDEIYILPGSTVPLVLRPIDYHGPQPHCHYIPKYQLLGDCFIHGVMDGELGTIGGCILDYIVHLDSHFAKFPNSLDENVDATSIEEAVNLSTDSDLQMESNIRGEIGEIVEIEIE; encoded by the exons ATGGCTAG CTTCACCGGTCGCGATGTCGCTCCCATGCATTCATCTACAAAATTCGGCTTTTTCCGTTTGATCACGCTATCGCCAGGCCGATGGGGCGATGAAATCCGTTGCACGCTCAAGGCTTACGACAGAATTGACAACTGTTATCCTCCATACAAGGCCTTGTCATATGTCTGGGGGCGTTGGAGACGACAAAACCCCCCAGAAATCCTGGTCAATGACAACAAAGTTGAAGTGACGACGAATCTTGAAATCGCCCTGAAACATTTGCGAGAGCAAAATGAAGAAACTGTTTTCTGGATTGATGCACTG TGCATTGACCAAAGCAACATCGCGGAGCGGTCATCGCAGGTTGCTCAGGTGCGCGAGATCTACAGCGGAGCAAGCGaagtaattatatttctCGGACATGGGTTGGAACACAGCGTACTCAATTCTGAGTCGTATGAGGGTGTCCGCTCGTTCAAGGAATTTGGAGTCAGCGATGCAGATGTTACGCTTGCAAGCCAATACATCGATACCTGGAAGCTAtcgtctttgaagaagccagTTCAACCCTTTGAAGTATTTTGTTTCCTGACCATCATGGCTCGATATGACTCCTCCTTGAATCCATTAAAAGTCTTAAAGGATATCCCGGAGGCCCATTTTACTGCACTTTCTGAAGCAATACGATGCATGCTACTTGTCCCCTGGTGGGATCGCATCTGGGTTGTCCAAGAAGCAGTTGTCGCCGAAACCCTTACTGTGAGATACGGCAATGTTGCAGTTTCGTGGAAGTTACTAGTTGAAGTTGCCAGAGTCCTCTCTCGTTGGGAATCTGTGCATGGGAGATATCCTAGCTCTATCCCGGCCGCGGACCTGAAAGTCTTCAACCTTTTCTCACGAGTCATCGACTTGGATCGATTTCGaaaaagctggagagagTCGCAAGGAGCAAATCTTCTATCTCTTCTACGGTATTTTGGACAACGCAAAGCTTCTGATGACAGAGACAGAGTCTACGGCCTTCTAGGCCTCTGCAATGAAGCAACTGAAATCAGACCTGACTACGAATTGGACGTGGGATCAGTGTACATGGCACCGGTGATTGAGACTATAAACAGTACCAAGTCACTCTCTGTTCTGTATGGAGACCATAGTCGCAAAGGAAGACAAGATTTGCCGTCTTGGGTTCCGGATTGGAATGCAGCACTTGATGAAAACGAACGTCAACGAACCGCCCTTCCCAATCTCTACGATGCCTGTAGAGGCGTCATACCAATGTTGGTAACAGGACAAGACAATCTCGGCCATTTCATTAAGAAGGAGATGTCTTTGTTACTCCGCTCTCTTATGGCTGAGCTCGACCCGAAGAACCTTCTGCGGGAGGAACTTGCCCTGAAGCTACGAAACTTGAACATTGGATCCAGTATGCCTGTTATGCTGGAGATTAAACGCATCTGTGAGGATTTGACGCATTATTGCCATAAAGATGGTCGCAAAGGCCTGCCAAGACTCAGCCTGATTAAATCCAGCGAAAAGTCTCTGAAAATTCGCGGCAGGAGAATTGGAGTAGTATCGGAGATCACAAATCCATTGTATACATCTTCCGACATTAATACAGCTGCAAAAATACTTGATGGATGGTGGACAGAAGCGCAAAAAAATATCCAAGAATACACGCAAGAAATTTTTCTAAGGACCGTCATGTCCGATGCGATGAAAACCCCAGATGGGCTCCTGGCACGACTCCAAACTGAAGATATGACAATACTGAAGAAGTGGTTCCACGAGAAGACAATGCAAAGATCAAGTGAGAGTCGACATCATGTAATGATATCTGTTGACGCTGAATCCGATCGGACCGCAGAAGTCTTGCGCCTATCTGCAACTAGGCGTATGTTGTTTTTTATCAATGAATATGACAGCTTCTATGACCAATGGCGATTCTATAGTCAATTACAAGAGTCGCTCGATGATCAACACATATTGCTAGAGAAAAGCAGAAAATTGTTGGATCAGGACGTTGAAATATCCGCTCATTTAGAGCTACTTCATGAGCATAAACAATTAGTTTGGAAGACTCGGTTTCTCGAGCGTACCCCAATTATCAGTTATAGAGAAGAAATCAAGCAGGCTGATTCCTTCAGGCTGAGCCAATTATTCGATAAATGTAATAGGCTTCTTGATGGTCGCGAGAGGCAATTCGACTCGAATAGACGCATTTTTTACGACATAGAACGGCTTCGTTTTCTgcacagcatcaacaaacaATGGGAAAGGACGGAACAAGATCTGATTCAAAAAGAGATGTTCATTCATGCACAAACATGTTTGATCAATGAACATTTGAGTTTTATTgatcaagaaagagaagtCCTGCATAAAAATCCGAATATTCGGCCTTATGACAGTGCATCTTTTGAGAAGGATGGACATATGGTTTTGGGACCGATGCTAACAAAAGAAGGCGATGAAATATACATTCTGCCGGGAAGCACTGTACCACTCGTCCTGCGACCTATAGACTACCACGGTCCCCAGCCTCATTGCCACTATATTCCAAAATATCAACTATTAGGAGACTGTTTTATCCATGGTGTAATGGATGGGGAGCTAGGTACCATAGGTGGATGTATTCTTGACTATATCGTCCACCTCGATTCGCACTTTGCTAAGTTTCCAAACTCGCTGGATGAGAATGTTGATGCTACTTCAATCGAAGAAGCAGTCAATTTATCAACGGATAGTGATTTACAAATGGAGAGCAATATACGAGGAGAAATAGGGGAGATAGTGGAGATAGAAAtagaataa
- a CDS encoding uncharacterized protein (EggNog:ENOG41) yields MAEIERGLNILPAALRNSIRDDQGLSQDDFERQWQYSFKSVNKPDNLPGRIPSIAQIKIILARTTECENGKLDEASWNTMVHWPLLRLIFEDNLGKQCSDFNAVPCTTARPHRAYTPGLSSARMIDLCIYATLSQYPELYTAIKAFSSTTATYSVNHTDYYGLQFLPLIISIETRGGEWDCAQTQMGVWHAAQWNFLRSGVEQKLQTQRPAQDHETFKAETLSALSKLGFIPGIVVGGSRWHLVISTYDDGKTTLWAEWGFGVTKSLMKTFAVIAGVRELTAWGRDQYLPWFKENVLTVEDKRV; encoded by the exons ATGGCAGAAATCGAACGAGGTCTGAATATTCTACCAGCTGCCTTAAGAAATAGTATTAGGGATGATCAAGGGCTCTCCCAGGATGACTTCGAGAGACAATGGCAGTATTCTTTCAAGTCTGTCAACAAGCCTGATAATCTACCCGGCCGTATCCCATCTATTGCTCAAATCAAAATCATCTTGGCCAGAACTACTGAATGTGAGAATGGCAAGCTTGACGAGGCCAGTTGGAATACTATGGTTCACTGGCCCTTGCTTCGACTTATATTTGAGGACAACCTTGGTAAACAGTGCAGCGACTTTAACGCCGTACCTTG TACCACAGCTCGACCACATCGGGCGTATACACCGGGTTTGTCTTCTGCTAGGATGATTGATCTTTGCATTTACGCTACACTTAGCCAATATCCGGAATTATACACAGCTATAAAAGCGTTTAGCAGTACCACGGCTACCTATTCCGTTAATCACACTGATTATTACGGACTCCAATTTCTCCCTCTGATCATCAGTATCGAGACCAGGGGTGGGGAATGGGATTGTGCGCAGACACAAATGGGCGTCTGGCATGCTGCACAGTGGAATTTTCTTCGATCGGGTGTTGAACAGAAGCTTCAAACACAGCGTCCCGCCCAAGATCATGAAACCTTCAAGGCAGAAACGCTTAGTGCGCTATCAAAGCTTGGTTTTATCCCAGGAATTGTTGTGGGCGGAAGTCGATGGCATTTAGTGATTTCTACATACGATGACGGAAAGACTACGTTATGGGCAGAGTGGGGATTTGGTGTAACTAAGAGCTTGATGAAAACTTTTGCTGTGATTGCTGGTGTTCGGGAGCTAACAGCCTGGGGGAGAGATCAATATCTACCATGGTTTAAGGAAAATGTCTTGACGGTTGAGGATAAGCGTGTCTAA